CTACAGATATTGAGGAACACCAGCGTATTATATACGGATAATGTGTActtgaaaaatatgtttttattttttttttgtaatttttaggGTGATCGTATTATGTTTCACCATTTACCTGCATACAAATTTGATCAGAAATTAAAAGAAGGTGTatcaaataatatatatagcaCATATTATAAtggaatatattatttgcAAAATCAATATGCATGGATTACTGATATATTCAACAAACTCAGTAGAAATATACGGTTGGTGCAGGAGAGTTATGTTGAGGGAGACGATTTCAATAAGAAGCGATGCTATGATTTAAACTTCTGGTTATATGATcaagtatataaaaatttgcaatc
This window of the Plasmodium vivax scf_4818 genomic scaffold, whole genome shotgun sequence genome carries:
- a CDS encoding variable surface protein Vir12-related (encoded by transcript PVX_045690A); protein product: MFDLDSDNGLQKEESADSELKSTIQKLKEGVSNNIYSTYYNGIYYLQNQYAWITDIFNKLSRNIRLVQESYVEGDDFNKKRCYDLNFWLYDQVYKNLQSSKQNSEHMGNIIDQVQEVWKNIIDNQFYNENYKCYPDKELL